In Gemmatimonadaceae bacterium, a single window of DNA contains:
- a CDS encoding methyltransferase, whose amino-acid sequence MPTATDSRWTSEPFRPGNSGQFARVRELFLRSGFEETPVCARAGVDSIYEFPRPEGRSAFKDVSDAQSLFVRLFVDGDRVARSVAESMLSPGDVTVLEDLGLLHAVLEEPSLCTATVAIYPVEELYIASDRRHGFESTQEVPPSDLVFSPMTRETQRFLRLMPRESCEHLLDLCTGTGIAGLVAAARFARRATLVDIAERSVRFAEFNVALNGLANVRVLRGDVYSALGDQRCDVIIAHPPYVPALQTEFVFRDAGEDGEQVTRQIIAGLAEHLTPGGQFFCECMLTEREGDTLEQRLRSMLAESSDDFDVVLVQGRGLDPMHFFADQAKAGYAPFERLAEMSETLERLRIQQLVFCSILFQRRATDRAVITTRRALSPLTSSPDLQWVLRWMVGTANWDAALSRRLLASRPRTLPHTELRSRSMLHDGQWSVDECQLVTLAPFAVEAACPNWYATLLQFCDGRMTAREHLQYLRDTRAVPDAAPEDMFAMMIRQLVDAGLIEIDEFRLPDSTAMRESAGVRERPTGSRPVERAD is encoded by the coding sequence ATGCCGACGGCGACTGACAGCCGTTGGACGTCTGAACCTTTTCGGCCCGGCAATTCGGGCCAGTTCGCGCGCGTCCGCGAGCTCTTCCTCCGGAGCGGATTCGAGGAGACCCCCGTTTGCGCTCGCGCCGGGGTTGATTCGATTTATGAGTTTCCTCGTCCAGAGGGGCGGAGCGCGTTCAAGGACGTTTCTGACGCGCAATCGTTGTTCGTGAGGCTCTTCGTGGACGGGGATCGCGTCGCGCGGAGCGTTGCCGAATCGATGCTCTCGCCGGGCGACGTCACAGTGCTCGAGGATCTCGGGCTCCTCCACGCCGTGCTCGAGGAGCCTTCACTCTGTACGGCGACGGTCGCGATCTACCCCGTCGAGGAGCTCTACATCGCGTCCGACCGTCGTCACGGCTTCGAGAGCACGCAGGAGGTCCCGCCGTCGGATCTTGTCTTCTCGCCGATGACGCGCGAAACCCAGCGCTTTCTTCGACTCATGCCGCGCGAGTCGTGCGAGCACCTATTGGATCTGTGCACGGGTACGGGCATCGCGGGACTGGTCGCCGCGGCGCGCTTTGCCCGGCGCGCCACGCTCGTCGATATCGCCGAGCGGTCGGTTCGATTCGCCGAATTCAACGTGGCGCTGAACGGTCTCGCGAATGTGCGCGTGCTGCGGGGCGACGTCTACTCCGCGTTAGGCGACCAGCGCTGCGACGTCATCATCGCGCATCCGCCTTATGTGCCGGCGCTCCAGACAGAATTCGTGTTTCGTGACGCGGGTGAGGACGGCGAGCAGGTGACACGCCAGATTATCGCAGGGCTAGCCGAGCATCTCACGCCGGGCGGGCAGTTCTTCTGCGAGTGCATGCTCACCGAGCGCGAAGGGGACACGCTCGAGCAGCGGCTGCGATCCATGCTTGCCGAGTCGAGCGACGACTTCGACGTCGTTCTGGTTCAGGGACGCGGTCTTGATCCGATGCACTTTTTCGCGGATCAGGCAAAGGCGGGATATGCGCCGTTCGAACGACTCGCGGAGATGAGTGAGACGCTCGAGCGATTGCGCATTCAGCAGCTGGTGTTCTGCTCGATCCTTTTCCAGCGTCGGGCGACGGACCGTGCGGTGATTACCACGCGGCGCGCCTTGTCGCCTCTCACCAGCTCGCCCGATCTGCAGTGGGTGCTGCGCTGGATGGTCGGTACGGCCAATTGGGACGCGGCGCTGTCCCGCCGGTTGCTGGCGAGTCGTCCGCGCACGCTGCCGCACACCGAGCTGCGATCGCGCTCGATGCTGCACGATGGCCAGTGGTCGGTGGACGAGTGTCAGTTGGTGACGCTCGCGCCGTTCGCGGTAGAGGCGGCGTGCCCGAACTGGTACGCGACGTTGTTGCAGTTCTGCGATGGGCGAATGACCGCCCGCGAGCACCTCCAGTACCTGCGGGACACCCGGGCGGTGCCGGATGCGGCGCCGGAGGACATGTTCGCGATGATGATTCGCCAGCTGGTGGACGCGGGGTTGATCGAGATCGACGAGTTTCGGCTGCCGGATTCGACGGCAATGCGGGAGAGTGCCGGGGTTCGAGAGCGGCCTACCGGAAGCCGCCCGGTCGAACGAGCCGACTAG
- a CDS encoding DotU family type IV/VI secretion system protein: MTAVATERPRGVGSDATRRGLLALSLQEPFTTIARLRANRQVAADGESFRARIKQVLAGAEQEARQAGYAADDIRLGLFAVIAFLDETVLNSGQAMFADWPRRPLQQEVFGVHMAGELFFQYLQQLLGRQDSEDLADVLEVYELCLLLGYKGRYSASQGSELQVLAGQLSEKIDRVHGGVGELSPEWRPSSTEIGQPRDVWVPRLIATAAAAGVLALVLYVGFAISLHSGKSDLAVATQLVR; this comes from the coding sequence ATGACAGCAGTGGCAACCGAAAGACCGCGCGGCGTCGGTTCCGACGCGACGCGTCGAGGTCTGTTGGCGCTTTCTCTCCAGGAGCCGTTCACGACGATCGCTCGCCTGCGCGCGAACCGGCAGGTCGCGGCCGACGGCGAGTCCTTCCGCGCGCGCATCAAGCAGGTCCTCGCGGGCGCCGAGCAGGAGGCGAGACAGGCGGGCTACGCGGCGGACGACATCCGGCTCGGCCTTTTCGCCGTCATCGCCTTTCTCGATGAGACGGTACTCAACTCGGGGCAGGCCATGTTCGCCGATTGGCCCCGCCGGCCACTCCAGCAGGAAGTGTTCGGCGTTCACATGGCCGGCGAGTTGTTCTTCCAGTACCTGCAGCAACTGCTCGGGCGGCAGGATTCCGAGGATCTCGCCGATGTGCTCGAGGTCTACGAGCTCTGTCTGCTCCTCGGCTACAAGGGACGCTACAGCGCGTCGCAAGGTTCGGAGCTACAGGTGCTAGCCGGACAACTCTCGGAGAAGATCGATCGGGTGCACGGGGGAGTTGGCGAGCTCTCACCGGAGTGGCGTCCGTCGTCGACCGAGATTGGGCAGCCACGCGATGTATGGGTACCACGCCTCATCGCGACGGCCGCCGCGGCTGGCGTCCTCGCTCTGGTGCTCTATGTCGGTTTTGCGATCTCGTTGCATTCAGGTAAATCCGATCTCGCGGTCGCGACGCAGCTCGTTCGCTGA
- the tssK gene encoding type VI secretion system baseplate subunit TssK, whose translation MKQLSRVVWNEGMHLAQHHFQAQSRYFEDAIQFAISSLFFAPYGLAGCELDTEAIRNDAVSLIHARGMMPDGLPFDIPASDAAPGPLDVRELFSPTQQSHLVLLTIPAYRADQPNFGQNGETNGSGARYRAEAAPMLDDTTGRDEKPVSIGRKNLRLALDIEPLDDVVSIPIARVKRDGAGHFIYDPEYVPPCVQVGASTRLMHLLGRLIDILDAKSDSMARGRRGSAEEFARQEVASFWLLHAIDSTLPALRHIAQVKRVHPEQLYVELSRLAGALCTFALDAHPRALPLYDHDHPQESFDALDKHIRANLEVVTPAARTVVQLKATTAFLHTGAIADQRAFGRSRWILGVRSSLTGVELAARVPQLAKVCSAKFTLELVRRAFPGLRIQHIQFPPAAIAPRSDTQYFSIDRAGPCWETLNTTHEIGVYLPDAIPNAQVELVIVAED comes from the coding sequence ATGAAGCAGCTTTCGCGCGTGGTATGGAACGAAGGTATGCACCTGGCCCAGCATCATTTCCAGGCGCAGAGCCGGTATTTCGAGGACGCGATTCAGTTCGCGATCTCGAGTCTTTTCTTTGCGCCATATGGGCTGGCTGGCTGCGAGCTCGACACCGAAGCAATCCGAAACGATGCGGTTTCCCTCATTCACGCCCGCGGAATGATGCCGGATGGCCTGCCGTTCGACATTCCCGCGAGCGATGCCGCGCCTGGCCCACTCGACGTCCGCGAGCTCTTCTCCCCGACGCAGCAGTCACACCTCGTTCTTCTCACGATCCCCGCGTATCGCGCCGATCAACCCAACTTTGGTCAGAATGGGGAGACGAACGGCTCGGGCGCCCGATACCGAGCTGAGGCCGCTCCGATGCTCGATGACACCACCGGCCGCGACGAAAAACCGGTGAGCATCGGACGCAAGAATCTGCGTCTCGCTCTGGATATCGAGCCCCTCGATGACGTTGTCTCGATTCCGATCGCTCGCGTCAAACGAGATGGCGCCGGTCACTTCATATACGACCCTGAGTACGTGCCCCCGTGCGTCCAGGTCGGCGCGAGTACGCGGCTCATGCATCTACTCGGACGTCTCATCGACATTCTAGACGCCAAGAGCGATTCGATGGCGCGTGGCCGCCGCGGCAGCGCGGAAGAATTTGCGCGGCAGGAAGTCGCCAGCTTCTGGCTTCTCCACGCGATCGACTCGACGCTCCCTGCCCTTCGGCACATCGCTCAGGTGAAGCGCGTCCATCCGGAGCAGCTCTATGTCGAGCTCTCTCGACTGGCGGGCGCCCTGTGCACTTTCGCGCTCGATGCGCACCCGAGGGCGCTGCCGCTCTACGATCACGATCATCCGCAGGAATCCTTCGACGCGCTCGACAAGCATATTCGCGCGAACCTCGAAGTCGTGACTCCTGCGGCGCGAACCGTCGTACAACTGAAGGCGACGACTGCCTTCCTGCATACGGGCGCGATTGCCGATCAGCGAGCGTTCGGCCGGTCGCGCTGGATTCTCGGAGTGCGGTCGTCGCTCACCGGCGTGGAGCTCGCCGCGCGCGTTCCCCAGCTGGCAAAGGTGTGCTCGGCCAAGTTCACGCTCGAGCTGGTGCGCCGCGCATTCCCCGGACTGCGCATACAGCACATTCAGTTTCCGCCGGCCGCGATCGCTCCGCGCTCCGATACGCAGTACTTCTCCATCGACCGCGCGGGACCGTGCTGGGAGACGCTCAACACGACGCACGAGATCGGGGTTTACCTGCCGGACGCCATCCCGAACGCGCAAGTGGAACTGGTGATCGTCGCCGAAGATTGA
- the tssC gene encoding type VI secretion system contractile sheath large subunit, producing MPEMQAQGQQQTTFDAAAEGSLLDKIVDQGRLGRDAAAKERGKDLVKNFVTEVLKGTVTIAADTEAMINARIAQIDDLISTQLNEVMHHPDFQKLEGTWRGLKYLLGNTETGEKLKIKVFNVSKKDLLKDLQKAPEFDQSALFKKVYEEEFGVFGGTPFGALVGDYEFGRGGQDVELLEKISQVAAAAHAPFIANTNPDMFNMESYTQLDAPRDMAKIFDTTEYAKWKSFRSSEDSRYVALTLPRILIRQPYGRDTVPVEDFDFEEKVDGTDHSKYAWAGASWALASRITQSFALYGWCATIRGVESGGLVEGLPVHNFKTESGDVAMKCPTESPISDRREKELADLGFVPLVHCKGTDYAAFFSVQSAQKAKTYDSDAATANARISAQLPYIFAVSRFAHYLKAMMRDKIGGYTSRSEVERFLNNWINNYTVANDDVGFEMKAKNPLKEARIEVVEIPGKPGCYRAVAFLRPHFQLDELTMSMRLVADLPAPAK from the coding sequence ATGCCTGAGATGCAGGCGCAAGGCCAGCAACAGACCACCTTCGACGCCGCGGCGGAAGGCAGTCTTCTCGACAAAATTGTCGACCAGGGGCGGCTCGGCCGTGACGCTGCCGCCAAAGAACGGGGCAAGGATCTGGTCAAGAACTTCGTCACCGAGGTGCTCAAGGGCACGGTGACGATCGCCGCCGATACGGAGGCGATGATCAACGCCCGCATTGCGCAGATCGACGACCTGATCTCGACGCAGCTCAACGAGGTCATGCACCACCCCGATTTTCAGAAGCTGGAAGGGACGTGGCGCGGTCTCAAGTACCTGCTCGGCAATACCGAGACGGGCGAGAAGCTGAAGATCAAGGTCTTCAACGTCTCGAAGAAGGATCTGCTCAAGGACCTCCAGAAGGCGCCGGAGTTCGATCAGAGCGCGCTCTTCAAGAAGGTCTACGAGGAGGAGTTCGGCGTGTTCGGCGGCACGCCCTTCGGTGCGCTCGTCGGAGATTACGAGTTTGGTAGGGGCGGGCAGGACGTGGAGCTGTTGGAGAAGATCTCGCAGGTGGCGGCGGCGGCGCACGCGCCATTCATCGCCAATACCAATCCCGACATGTTCAACATGGAGAGCTACACCCAGTTGGACGCTCCCCGGGACATGGCGAAGATCTTCGACACGACCGAGTACGCGAAGTGGAAGAGCTTCCGGTCGAGTGAGGATTCCCGGTACGTCGCCCTCACCCTGCCGCGCATCCTGATTCGCCAGCCCTACGGCCGCGACACGGTGCCGGTGGAGGACTTCGATTTCGAGGAGAAGGTCGACGGCACGGATCACTCGAAGTACGCCTGGGCCGGTGCGTCGTGGGCGCTCGCGTCGCGCATTACGCAGTCGTTCGCGCTCTACGGCTGGTGCGCCACGATCCGTGGGGTGGAGAGCGGCGGCCTCGTCGAGGGGCTGCCTGTCCACAACTTCAAGACGGAGTCGGGCGACGTCGCCATGAAGTGCCCGACGGAGTCTCCGATCTCCGATCGTCGCGAGAAGGAGCTGGCCGATCTTGGCTTCGTTCCGCTCGTGCACTGCAAGGGAACGGACTACGCCGCCTTCTTCAGCGTGCAGTCGGCGCAGAAGGCGAAGACCTACGACTCCGACGCGGCAACGGCCAACGCGCGCATCTCGGCGCAGCTGCCGTACATCTTCGCCGTGTCTCGGTTCGCGCACTATCTGAAGGCGATGATGCGCGACAAGATCGGCGGCTACACGTCGCGGTCCGAAGTCGAGCGTTTCCTCAACAACTGGATCAACAACTACACGGTAGCGAACGACGACGTCGGCTTCGAGATGAAGGCAAAGAATCCGCTGAAGGAAGCGCGCATCGAGGTGGTGGAGATTCCCGGGAAACCGGGCTGCTACCGCGCGGTGGCGTTCCTCCGGCCGCACTTCCAGCTGGACGAGCTGACGATGTCGATGCGTCTGGTCGCCGATCTGCCGGCACCAGCGAAGTAG
- the tssK gene encoding type VI secretion system baseplate subunit TssK, with product MRQMQPVLWTKGVLLSPQHFQTQDRFLEDLLEFQLSSLVFSPWGFRRLEIDREALAGGSFAIASASGIFPDGLLFDMPLSDPTPPPKQLEGAFAQDQETLDVYLSIPEYRYGGHNVSAAQRERDTRYRAEELLRRDETTGRSERPIQVARKNFRILFEGESAEGSTILRAARLTRTTTGDYQLSSAFVPPLIDVEASEYVMAIARRLIEILSAKSTQLSGMRRQKNQSLADFGIADVASFWLLYTVNSHLPLLRHLYETRRGHPVALFEMMLELAGALTTFSMRIHPRDLPAYEHDELGACFTKLDEQLRELLETVVPASTVSIPLRVVQPSVHAAALDQDKYLAAPQIFLAVSSSSTVPANELVQRVPSLLKVSAAGQLDHLIRQALAGIALTYVPTPPTAVPVKLNYHYFLLQKAGPEWEAVSRARNIAAYVPAGLGDVQLELVVLLGAKG from the coding sequence ATGCGGCAGATGCAGCCCGTGCTCTGGACGAAGGGCGTCCTGCTCAGTCCTCAGCACTTCCAGACCCAGGACCGATTCCTCGAGGACCTCCTCGAGTTCCAGCTCTCGTCGCTGGTTTTCAGTCCGTGGGGATTTCGCCGGCTGGAGATCGATCGCGAGGCACTCGCGGGCGGCAGCTTCGCCATCGCGTCCGCCTCCGGGATCTTTCCGGACGGCCTCCTGTTCGACATGCCCCTCTCGGACCCGACGCCGCCTCCAAAGCAGCTCGAGGGTGCGTTTGCTCAGGATCAGGAAACGCTCGACGTCTACCTCTCGATCCCTGAATACCGTTACGGTGGACACAACGTTTCCGCGGCGCAACGTGAGCGCGACACGCGGTATCGCGCCGAGGAGCTGCTGCGCCGCGACGAGACGACCGGGCGATCCGAACGGCCGATTCAAGTTGCCCGGAAGAACTTCCGCATCCTCTTCGAGGGGGAATCGGCCGAAGGCAGCACCATACTTCGGGCCGCACGCCTAACGCGAACCACCACCGGCGATTACCAGTTGTCGTCGGCGTTCGTCCCGCCACTCATAGACGTGGAGGCGAGCGAGTACGTCATGGCGATCGCTCGCCGGCTCATCGAGATCCTGTCCGCGAAGAGCACCCAGCTTTCCGGCATGAGGCGTCAGAAGAATCAGAGCCTCGCCGACTTTGGGATCGCGGACGTGGCGAGCTTCTGGCTACTCTATACGGTCAACAGTCATCTCCCGCTGCTGCGGCATCTCTACGAGACTCGGCGAGGACATCCGGTCGCGCTCTTCGAGATGATGCTCGAGCTGGCGGGTGCGCTGACGACGTTCTCGATGCGCATTCATCCGCGCGATCTGCCGGCGTACGAGCACGACGAGCTCGGCGCCTGCTTCACGAAGCTCGACGAGCAACTCCGTGAGCTCCTCGAGACCGTCGTGCCGGCGAGCACCGTGTCGATTCCGCTGCGCGTCGTGCAGCCGTCCGTGCACGCAGCCGCGCTGGATCAGGACAAATATCTTGCGGCACCGCAGATCTTCCTCGCGGTCTCGTCGTCGTCCACGGTTCCCGCGAACGAACTGGTCCAGCGCGTACCGAGTTTGCTGAAGGTGAGCGCCGCCGGTCAGCTGGATCACCTCATTCGTCAGGCACTCGCCGGGATCGCGCTCACCTACGTTCCGACGCCGCCGACGGCCGTCCCCGTGAAGCTGAACTACCACTACTTCCTGCTCCAGAAGGCAGGACCAGAGTGGGAGGCCGTTTCGCGCGCCCGCAACATTGCCGCGTACGTACCGGCGGGACTTGGGGACGTGCAGCTGGAGCTGGTGGTGTTGCTAGGGGCTAAAGGGTAG
- the tssB gene encoding type VI secretion system contractile sheath small subunit: MAREGTQKKLERVRPPRVNISYDVETGGAVETKELPFLMGVLADLSGNPAEALPRLKDRKFVEVNPDNFDSVLKSMRPRVQFTVANKLNPESGGKIGVDLTFESLDDFNPESVAKNVGPLKQLLELRTKLADLRGSLQGNDKLEEILQSTLNNADAMKKLESEVGLQGGSDA; the protein is encoded by the coding sequence ATGGCACGCGAGGGCACACAGAAAAAGCTGGAGCGTGTCCGGCCGCCACGCGTCAACATCAGCTACGATGTGGAGACCGGCGGCGCGGTCGAGACGAAGGAGCTTCCTTTCTTGATGGGCGTTCTCGCTGATCTCAGCGGGAATCCGGCGGAGGCACTGCCGCGGCTCAAGGATCGGAAGTTCGTCGAGGTCAACCCGGACAACTTCGATTCGGTCCTCAAGAGCATGAGGCCGCGCGTCCAGTTCACCGTCGCGAACAAGCTGAACCCGGAGTCGGGCGGGAAGATCGGCGTCGACCTCACGTTCGAGTCGCTCGACGACTTCAATCCGGAATCAGTGGCAAAGAACGTCGGTCCGCTCAAACAGCTGCTCGAGCTGAGGACTAAGCTTGCGGATCTCCGCGGCAGTCTCCAGGGCAATGACAAGCTCGAGGAGATTCTTCAGAGTACGCTCAACAACGCCGACGCGATGAAGAAGCTCGAGTCGGAGGTCGGACTCCAGGGAGGCTCCGATGCCTGA
- a CDS encoding class I SAM-dependent methyltransferase, with the protein MCAHVADSPSAALLASYDAVPYGGGAIAGTRPDYLAAVARFRGLSTPDVRRCRVLDVGCATGGNLLSMALAFPESNFVGIDLSPRQIESARAAARTIGLENVRFEAMSVMDVDEDFGTFEYIVSHGVYSWVPPDVQHAILSVCSRNLVPDGIAYVSYNTYPGWHARGLVREMMLFHDRPQLSPSERVQRARDLLESVAKAVPKSDEVYAAVLQEEIHTLSDASESYFMHEELESENHPVYFIDFARRAAAVGLQYVTEATASLTDTQLSPELRAKLRSWSTDNLQYEQYFDYVRNRTFRRSVLCHAGRGVESEPVPTWVPEMVTRARCYVDAEAPEAKQPGVEVFRTHEGVAATMAHPLARAALHSLIDARPSGLSFEALAARTQERMEGGDGFSRETLADAMLRCALVRLVDLTMAPTPCCSTLSLQPVASPLARLESRNESLVTSLLHVAVELSPFDRFVLQQLNGTRDHGKVVDEVMAAIARRELDLGPAERGAVALAVDHAFQQFRLSGLLIA; encoded by the coding sequence ATGTGCGCTCACGTCGCCGATTCGCCCTCAGCTGCTCTTCTCGCCAGTTACGACGCCGTGCCGTATGGCGGAGGCGCGATTGCGGGGACGCGGCCCGACTACCTCGCCGCGGTCGCTCGCTTCCGCGGACTCTCGACGCCAGACGTTAGGCGGTGCCGCGTGCTCGACGTCGGCTGCGCCACTGGTGGCAATCTGCTATCGATGGCGCTCGCATTCCCCGAGAGCAACTTCGTGGGCATCGATCTGTCGCCGCGACAGATCGAGAGCGCGCGAGCCGCGGCGCGAACCATCGGCCTCGAGAACGTTCGCTTCGAGGCGATGAGTGTCATGGATGTCGACGAGGATTTCGGCACCTTCGAGTACATCGTGAGCCACGGCGTCTACTCGTGGGTTCCACCCGACGTCCAGCACGCGATTCTGAGTGTTTGCTCACGCAATCTCGTTCCTGACGGCATCGCGTACGTCAGCTACAACACATATCCCGGCTGGCACGCGCGTGGGCTCGTGCGCGAGATGATGCTCTTTCATGATCGGCCGCAGCTGAGTCCCTCGGAACGCGTGCAGCGCGCCCGTGATCTGCTCGAGTCCGTCGCGAAGGCGGTGCCGAAATCCGACGAGGTGTACGCCGCCGTTCTGCAGGAGGAGATTCACACGCTCAGCGACGCGAGCGAGTCCTATTTCATGCACGAGGAGCTCGAGTCGGAGAACCATCCAGTCTACTTCATCGATTTCGCGCGTCGCGCGGCGGCGGTCGGGCTTCAGTACGTCACCGAGGCAACAGCGTCATTGACCGATACGCAACTCAGTCCGGAGCTCCGGGCCAAACTGCGCTCCTGGTCTACCGATAATCTCCAGTACGAGCAGTACTTCGATTACGTCAGAAATCGCACGTTCCGTCGCTCGGTGCTCTGCCACGCCGGCCGAGGCGTCGAGAGCGAGCCGGTGCCGACGTGGGTGCCGGAGATGGTCACGCGAGCCCGCTGCTATGTCGACGCGGAGGCACCAGAGGCGAAGCAACCAGGAGTCGAGGTCTTTCGCACGCACGAAGGCGTCGCTGCAACGATGGCCCATCCGCTCGCGCGCGCTGCATTGCACTCGCTCATCGATGCGCGTCCAAGCGGTTTGTCCTTCGAGGCGCTCGCCGCCCGGACGCAGGAGCGCATGGAGGGCGGGGACGGGTTTTCCCGCGAGACACTCGCCGACGCGATGCTCCGTTGCGCGCTGGTCCGACTCGTGGACCTAACGATGGCTCCGACGCCATGCTGCTCGACGCTCAGCCTGCAACCAGTCGCGAGTCCGCTCGCCCGCCTCGAATCGCGCAACGAGTCTCTCGTGACGTCGCTCCTGCACGTGGCCGTCGAGCTCTCTCCATTCGATCGATTTGTGCTCCAGCAACTGAACGGAACACGAGATCATGGAAAGGTCGTCGACGAAGTCATGGCAGCGATTGCCCGACGCGAGCTCGATCTGGGACCGGCGGAGCGCGGCGCCGTCGCCTTGGCCGTGGACCACGCGTTTCAGCAATTTCGACTGTCGGGATTACTCATCGCCTAG
- a CDS encoding type VI secretion system contractile sheath large subunit, with protein sequence MQPPAYGPFRIALIGDFSGRANRGILEKGKALAARRSVRVDRDSIDDAIAHFAPRLQLNVGSEGDRVEIGFTALDDFHPDGLYERLPRFRALRDAGARALASASFLSSRMPTPPTPAGALDAILGDAPMPPGGAALAKAPARPTLQPSDSALSEFVQRAVAPHLVRTPDPTAQEIKAGVDAAVTAELRAILHDADYQALEAAWREAAFLVRRLDTDSALQVHVVDISREELAADLATDDIERSGLHRLLVEQSVGTPGSDPWALLVALSTLGRDENDLALLGRLGRVARDAGAPFVSGGSSALVGTESIAATPDCDDWMAEAPNGWPALRASSIAPYVSLIAPRILLRLPYGKRTDECELIQFEENVPDTRPEHESYLWGSGGVAAALLIGEGFSEYGWNLRPGREISNLPLHVYRADGETIATPCAEAVLSERAAERLLESGLSPLLTVRDSDAVIFPRLQSIAEPLTRLRGRWNTSNDADGD encoded by the coding sequence GTGCAGCCGCCGGCCTATGGTCCTTTTCGCATTGCGCTGATCGGTGACTTCAGCGGTCGTGCGAATCGCGGCATTCTCGAAAAGGGGAAGGCGCTCGCTGCGCGTCGATCCGTGCGCGTGGATCGCGACTCGATCGACGATGCCATCGCGCACTTTGCTCCACGACTGCAACTCAACGTCGGCAGCGAAGGAGACCGTGTCGAGATCGGGTTCACCGCACTCGACGATTTTCATCCGGATGGTCTCTATGAGCGGCTTCCGCGCTTTCGCGCTCTTCGCGACGCGGGCGCGCGCGCGCTCGCGTCGGCGTCGTTCCTGTCTTCGCGGATGCCAACGCCGCCGACGCCAGCCGGCGCTCTCGACGCAATTCTTGGCGACGCCCCAATGCCACCCGGCGGTGCCGCCCTCGCAAAGGCGCCGGCGCGACCAACGCTCCAACCTTCGGACAGCGCCCTGTCGGAGTTTGTCCAACGCGCCGTGGCGCCTCATCTCGTTCGCACTCCGGACCCTACCGCCCAGGAGATCAAGGCCGGCGTCGACGCCGCGGTGACGGCCGAGTTGCGCGCGATCCTGCATGATGCGGATTATCAGGCGCTCGAGGCTGCATGGCGAGAAGCCGCCTTCCTCGTTAGGCGACTGGATACCGATTCGGCTCTTCAGGTTCACGTCGTCGATATCTCTCGCGAGGAGCTCGCCGCCGATCTCGCCACGGACGACATCGAGCGCTCGGGTCTACATCGTCTCCTCGTCGAGCAGAGCGTCGGAACACCCGGGAGCGATCCGTGGGCGCTGCTCGTCGCTTTGTCCACGTTAGGTCGCGACGAGAACGATCTCGCGCTCCTCGGCCGTCTGGGACGCGTCGCTCGTGATGCAGGGGCCCCCTTTGTGTCCGGTGGCTCGTCTGCGCTCGTCGGCACCGAATCGATCGCGGCGACGCCCGATTGCGATGATTGGATGGCCGAGGCACCGAACGGCTGGCCAGCCCTGCGCGCCTCGAGCATCGCGCCGTACGTGTCTCTCATCGCACCGCGCATTCTATTGAGGCTTCCGTACGGGAAGCGCACCGACGAATGCGAGCTCATTCAGTTCGAGGAAAACGTGCCGGACACACGTCCCGAGCACGAGAGTTATCTCTGGGGCAGCGGCGGCGTCGCGGCCGCGTTGCTCATCGGCGAGGGGTTCAGCGAATACGGCTGGAACCTCCGGCCCGGACGCGAGATCTCGAATCTCCCGCTCCACGTTTATCGCGCCGACGGCGAAACGATCGCGACACCATGCGCGGAGGCGGTGTTGAGTGAGCGCGCCGCGGAACGGCTGCTGGAAAGCGGACTGTCGCCGCTGCTCACGGTGCGCGACAGCGACGCCGTGATCTTCCCGCGCCTGCAATCGATCGCGGAGCCATTGACTCGGCTGCGCGGTCGTTGGAACACATCGAACGATGCCGACGGCGACTGA
- a CDS encoding Hcp family type VI secretion system effector gives MASVDYFLKIDGIAGESQDHKHKDEIEISSWSWGEANSGSHAVGAGGGAGKVQMQDFHFTMSENKASPLLMLACAGGDHIKKAQLTCRKAGKDQQEFLVIKFSDLLVSSYQTGGSAGAEIIPVNSISLNFSKIEYEYKPQKADGTLDSPAKAGWDIKANKKV, from the coding sequence ATGGCTTCGGTTGACTATTTCCTCAAGATCGACGGCATTGCCGGCGAATCTCAGGACCACAAGCATAAGGACGAGATCGAGATTTCGAGCTGGAGCTGGGGTGAGGCGAATTCGGGCTCGCACGCGGTCGGTGCTGGCGGCGGCGCCGGGAAAGTCCAGATGCAGGACTTCCACTTCACGATGTCCGAGAACAAGGCCTCGCCCCTTCTGATGCTGGCGTGCGCCGGCGGCGATCATATCAAGAAGGCGCAGCTCACCTGCCGCAAGGCGGGCAAGGATCAGCAGGAGTTCCTCGTCATCAAGTTCTCGGATCTCCTCGTCAGCTCGTATCAGACGGGCGGTAGCGCGGGCGCCGAGATCATCCCGGTCAATTCGATTTCGCTCAACTTCAGCAAGATCGAATACGAGTATAAGCCACAGAAGGCGGATGGCACGCTCGATTCGCCGGCGAAAGCTGGCTGGGACATCAAGGCCAACAAGAAGGTCTGA